Proteins found in one Manduca sexta isolate Smith_Timp_Sample1 chromosome 8, JHU_Msex_v1.0, whole genome shotgun sequence genomic segment:
- the LOC115446414 gene encoding uncharacterized protein LOC115446414, which produces MFAPHLKQLYRRCDKFIVRNLRSAGKWNERARRNNPGLNNQIEAFQEDGIAVTEDNAEQFVNESESDFYNVDGSYSEHIEETLMGKHEMRHHIVKEKYFKENLPNLLTWSEKEQIRHLASTQPDEWTPEKIAESFPVTAPIVKKLLKYPWKPATEQRIERHDASVMRNWKELKEGGLGLPENMRKHFLKFSERTIPPLNQKSIKIDITQEEKMGEFERIVQRCASQGTKENHGEKSDSVGTNYTTDNKNKVHKDNSRTTLDELTAKIKKRLETGQDVDLPDQIILNTTKTKTIPTNQEMTKEIELFKDEIKENKVTEYKEPDDDKSIMNYPEKINIPRKAYKKGATYKVNDCYYDHDGKFLYRVLGMC; this is translated from the exons ATGTTCGCTCCCCACTTAAAACAGTTATATCGCAGGTGTGATAAGTTTATCGTTAGAAATTTGCGAAGTGCTGGTAAATGGAATGAACGCGCCAGACGAAATAATCCTGGCCTGAATAACCAAATTGAAGCTTTCCAAGAAGATGGCATTGCTGTCACTGAAGACAACGCAGAGCAGTTTGTTAATGAATCTGAAAGCGACTTCTATAAT GTTGATGGTTCATATTCAGAACATATAGAAGAAACACTCATGGGCAAGCATGAGATGCGTCATCACATAGTAAAAGAGAAGTATTTTAAAGAGAACTTGCCCAATTTACTGACTTGGAGTGAAAAGGAACAGATTCGACACTTGGCCTCAACTCAGCCTGATGAATGGACTCCTGAGAAAATTGCAGAGAGCTTTCCTGTTACTGCACCTATTGTTAAG AAACTTTTGAAATATCCATGGAAACCAGCTACAGAGCAGCGTATAGAAAGGCATGATGCATCTGTTATGAGAAATTGGAAGGAACTGAAGGAAGGCGGCTTGGGATTACCAGAAAATATGCGTAAACATTTCCTTAAATTCTCAGAGAGAACTATACCACCTTTGAAccaaaaatcaattaaaattgacATAACCCAAGAGGAGAAAATGGGAGAATTTGAAAGAATTGTGCAGAGGTGTGCAAGTCAAGGAACAAAAGAAAACCATGGTGAAAAGAGTGATTCAGTTGGAACAAACTATACAACGGACAACAAGAATAAAGTGCATAAGGATAACAGCAGAACAACATTAGATGAATTgacagcaaaaataaaaaaaaggttagaaACTGGCCAAGATGTTGACTTGCCagatcaaataattttaaacaccacaaaaactaaaacaattccAACAAATCAAGAAATGACGAAAGAAATTGAATTGTTTAAGGATGagataaaagaaaacaaagtaaCAGAGTACAAAGAGCCAGATGATGATAAAAGTATAATGAATTATCCAGAAAAAATCAACATACCGAGGAAAGCTTATAAGAAAGGCGCAACATACAAAGTTAATGATTGCTATTATGACCATGATGGGAAATTCTTGTACAGAGTATTAGGAATGTGTTAA